From Virgibacillus natechei, the proteins below share one genomic window:
- a CDS encoding ion transporter: protein MNKFRQKCAQVAEHPFFINAIIVLILINAILVGLETYSFFAENFSNWIFIADQVLLWIFTVEIIIRLIGSKSLGTFFKDPWSLFDFIIVASGHVLVGSHYVTVLRILRVLRVLRAVSVIPSLRVMVNALLKTIPSMGTVFLLLSIFFYIYAVIGTMLYQSIAPEYFGSLHGSLLTLFQVVTLESWASGVMRPILAEDPTSWWYFVSFIMIGSFVIINLLVGVIVNNVEEAHREDSPSPTDLKLAEMQKEMQEIKQLLEKESK from the coding sequence ATGAATAAGTTTAGACAAAAATGTGCTCAGGTTGCTGAGCATCCTTTTTTCATAAACGCAATTATTGTTTTAATCCTGATTAATGCGATTCTGGTAGGGTTAGAGACATATTCCTTTTTCGCTGAAAACTTTTCTAATTGGATCTTTATAGCTGATCAGGTATTGCTCTGGATATTTACGGTTGAAATCATTATTCGATTAATAGGAAGCAAATCGCTAGGGACATTTTTTAAGGATCCGTGGAGCTTGTTTGATTTTATAATTGTTGCTAGTGGGCATGTTTTAGTTGGATCCCATTATGTGACGGTATTAAGGATATTACGAGTTCTCCGTGTGTTGCGTGCTGTTTCGGTTATTCCTTCACTAAGGGTAATGGTGAATGCTCTTTTAAAAACAATTCCATCCATGGGCACCGTTTTTTTATTACTTAGTATTTTCTTCTATATTTATGCGGTTATTGGGACCATGTTGTATCAATCGATCGCCCCTGAATATTTTGGCAGCTTACATGGATCATTATTAACCCTTTTTCAGGTTGTAACGTTAGAATCCTGGGCAAGTGGAGTAATGCGGCCGATTTTAGCTGAAGATCCCACGTCCTGGTGGTACTTTGTATCCTTCATTATGATTGGGTCCTTTGTTATCATTAACTTGCTCGTTGGTGTTATTGTAAACAATGTAGAAGAGGCTCATCGAGAGGATAGTCCTTCGCCTACAGATTTGAAGCTTGCTGAAATGCAGAAGGAAATGCAGGAAATTAAACAATTGCTTGAAAAGGAATCGAAATAA
- the rlmN gene encoding 23S rRNA (adenine(2503)-C(2))-methyltransferase RlmN, protein MSKISIYGLTYDKLVEWLTDNGQKKFRADQVWNWLYKKRVTSFSEMKNVNQETISLLEENFIPHTLGEEIRQESEDGTIKFLLKLADGNLIETVLMRFNYGLSVCVTTQVGCNIGCTFCASGLLTKNRDLTSGEIVEQIMTVQRHLDEQGNDERVSHIVVMGIGEPFDNFNNLMDFLYVVNDDRGLNIGARHITVSTSGLAHKIYEFADTGIQVNLAISIHAPTNELRSRIMKINKAFPIEKLMKSVDYYLEKTNRRITYEYIMLKDVNDHEEEAAQLSKLLYNHRHLAYVNLIPYNSVSEHDQYARSESTAIQAFFETLKENGINAGVRWENGADIDAACGQLRSKQIKKKKKVV, encoded by the coding sequence ATGAGTAAAATATCCATTTATGGACTAACATACGATAAATTAGTGGAGTGGCTCACGGATAATGGGCAAAAGAAATTCCGAGCTGATCAGGTTTGGAATTGGCTTTACAAGAAGCGTGTCACAAGTTTCTCGGAGATGAAAAATGTAAATCAGGAAACCATTTCATTATTAGAAGAAAATTTTATCCCACATACACTTGGGGAAGAAATTAGGCAGGAATCTGAGGATGGAACAATCAAATTTCTATTAAAATTGGCAGATGGAAACTTAATTGAAACCGTACTAATGCGCTTTAATTATGGTTTGAGTGTATGTGTAACGACACAAGTTGGCTGTAATATTGGCTGTACATTTTGTGCGAGCGGGCTGCTGACAAAAAACCGCGACCTTACAAGTGGTGAGATTGTTGAACAGATTATGACCGTGCAACGCCACCTTGACGAACAAGGTAACGACGAGCGAGTGAGCCATATTGTTGTTATGGGTATTGGTGAGCCATTTGATAACTTTAACAATCTAATGGACTTCCTCTATGTCGTCAATGATGACAGAGGGCTTAATATTGGAGCCAGACATATTACTGTTTCAACAAGCGGCCTTGCCCATAAAATATATGAGTTTGCCGATACAGGCATCCAGGTGAATTTGGCGATTTCGATCCATGCGCCAACTAATGAGTTGCGTTCAAGGATTATGAAGATTAACAAGGCATTTCCAATTGAAAAACTGATGAAATCTGTTGATTATTACCTGGAAAAAACAAATCGACGTATCACATATGAGTATATTATGTTGAAGGATGTAAACGACCATGAGGAGGAAGCGGCTCAGCTTTCGAAGCTATTATATAACCACCGCCACCTTGCTTATGTAAATTTAATTCCGTATAATTCGGTCTCGGAGCATGATCAATACGCGAGAAGTGAATCCACAGCGATTCAGGCTTTCTTTGAAACGCTCAAAGAGAATGGGATTAATGCAGGTGTACGCTGGGAGAATGGAGCAGATATTGACGCTGCTTGTGGTCAGTTACGTAGTAAACAAATTAAGAAGAAAAAGAAAGTTGTATAG
- the wrbA gene encoding NAD(P)H:quinone oxidoreductase, with translation MADVKLAVIYYSSTGNNHQMAKWAEESAKENGAEVKVVRAPELAPEEAIASNPGWKEHFEATKDVVPEATSEDLEWADAIIFSMPTRFGNLPAQMKQFIDMQGGLWGSGKTVNKVVSGMTSAANSHGGQEATILALYTSMMHWGAIIVPPGYSDESISTAGGNPYGTSVTQGEDGKMTEDVQEAVKHQAKRVLDIAARVKAGN, from the coding sequence ATGGCAGATGTGAAGTTAGCAGTAATTTATTATAGCTCAACAGGTAATAACCACCAGATGGCAAAATGGGCTGAAGAAAGTGCGAAGGAAAATGGTGCTGAAGTAAAAGTGGTCAGGGCACCTGAACTTGCTCCAGAAGAAGCAATCGCCTCAAACCCGGGATGGAAAGAACATTTTGAAGCAACAAAAGATGTTGTACCTGAGGCCACTTCTGAAGATCTTGAGTGGGCTGATGCGATCATCTTTAGTATGCCAACACGTTTTGGTAATTTACCTGCACAAATGAAGCAATTTATCGATATGCAGGGTGGTCTGTGGGGATCTGGTAAAACAGTGAACAAAGTAGTAAGTGGTATGACGTCTGCAGCAAATTCACATGGTGGGCAAGAAGCTACGATCCTAGCTTTATACACATCGATGATGCATTGGGGTGCCATCATTGTGCCACCAGGTTACTCGGATGAATCCATTTCTACTGCTGGTGGTAATCCATACGGAACAAGCGTAACACAGGGAGAAGACGGAAAAATGACAGAGGATGTGCAGGAAGCGGTTAAGCATCAAGCAAAACGCGTCCTAGATATCGCAGCACGTGTGAAAGCTGGAAATTAA
- a CDS encoding DUF3231 family protein, with amino-acid sequence MCKCSQKMLGKIYNVMMGESIREDIIMMFGQFHTQCATLGGKFLQLNKDKGWLVHPPLHQHNAKDK; translated from the coding sequence ATGTGCAAATGTTCACAAAAAATGTTAGGTAAAATTTACAATGTAATGATGGGGGAATCCATTCGGGAAGATATTATTATGATGTTCGGGCAATTCCACACACAGTGTGCAACACTTGGTGGCAAGTTTCTTCAACTTAACAAAGATAAAGGTTGGTTGGTACATCCTCCACTTCATCAGCATAACGCTAAAGACAAATAG
- a CDS encoding cytochrome P450: MATTNTIPKEKGLDNSIKLMTEGYNFIPNRLRYFQSTIFQTRLLGQKAICISGEEAGALLYDNALFQRKGAAPMRIQKSLFGVGGVQGMDGAAHQHRKQLFMSLMTSQRLKVLHNLTVEQWEIATRKWENMHKVELFEEGEKIMCRVACQWAGVPLWAKELKLRSNDLAAMIDAFGAVGPRHWQGRTARNRTEKWIKYIIEQVRSGKMQAPEETALYAMSWHRDLNGNLLNLKTAAVELINIIRPIVAIARYITFGALALHQYPETGKKLVEDDGEYSQMFVQEIRRFYPFGPFTGARVRKDFTWNGYKFKQGTLVLLDIYGTNHSPDLWDNPDTFRPERFGNWSGSPFDFIPQGGGEYDIGHRCAGEWVTVEAMKTSLEFLTKRITYDVPPQDLNYSMVRMPSIPRSRFVIQHVRRK; encoded by the coding sequence ATGGCAACAACGAACACAATCCCTAAAGAAAAAGGCCTTGATAACAGTATTAAATTAATGACTGAGGGCTACAATTTTATTCCAAATAGATTACGTTACTTTCAATCAACTATCTTTCAAACCCGATTGCTTGGTCAGAAGGCAATTTGTATTAGTGGTGAAGAAGCGGGTGCTCTTCTTTATGATAATGCGTTATTTCAGCGAAAGGGAGCAGCACCAATGAGAATCCAAAAGTCCCTGTTTGGCGTAGGCGGAGTGCAAGGAATGGACGGTGCAGCCCACCAACACCGAAAACAGCTTTTCATGTCACTAATGACATCACAGAGGCTGAAGGTACTTCACAACCTAACTGTTGAGCAGTGGGAAATTGCCACACGAAAATGGGAAAACATGCATAAGGTAGAGCTTTTTGAAGAGGGCGAGAAAATCATGTGCAGGGTAGCATGCCAATGGGCTGGGGTGCCTTTGTGGGCAAAGGAGTTAAAGCTGCGTTCGAATGACCTTGCAGCGATGATCGACGCGTTTGGAGCTGTAGGTCCGAGACACTGGCAAGGGAGAACAGCAAGAAATCGAACGGAAAAATGGATCAAATATATTATCGAACAGGTTCGTTCAGGCAAAATGCAAGCACCTGAAGAAACGGCGTTATATGCAATGAGCTGGCATCGTGATTTAAACGGTAATTTATTGAATTTGAAAACAGCCGCAGTAGAACTGATTAATATAATACGTCCAATTGTTGCGATTGCAAGGTACATTACGTTTGGTGCTTTGGCATTACATCAATACCCTGAGACAGGTAAGAAACTGGTAGAAGATGATGGGGAATACAGTCAGATGTTTGTCCAGGAAATTCGCAGGTTTTACCCTTTTGGCCCCTTTACTGGTGCTAGGGTACGAAAAGATTTTACGTGGAATGGATACAAGTTTAAGCAAGGGACGTTGGTTCTTCTTGATATTTATGGAACAAATCACAGCCCGGATTTATGGGATAATCCAGATACATTCAGGCCAGAGCGATTCGGAAATTGGAGTGGCAGTCCTTTTGATTTTATCCCTCAAGGTGGGGGCGAATATGATATCGGACACCGTTGTGCTGGTGAATGGGTGACGGTTGAAGCTATGAAAACAAGTCTGGAATTTCTAACGAAGCGCATAACGTATGACGTGCCACCGCAAGACTTGAATTATAGCATGGTTAGAATGCCGTCGATTCCGCGGAGTCGGTTTGTTATACAACATGTGAGAAGAAAATAG
- a CDS encoding transposase — MAKYSEEFKIKLVTEYLHGNLGYKLLEKKYNMPSQTPLQDWVRASKTQGMEGLKRRKRKEAYSVQFKLDTVQFMLETGASYQETADQFKLNNPSLINHWMKVFNEQGIEGLRPKSKGRPSMSKKHNKPKKKDEKNLTREEELKHENELLRLENAYLKKLKAFRENPNAFHEKFKQSWHSSSNKKDSD; from the coding sequence ATGGCTAAATATAGTGAAGAATTTAAAATTAAACTTGTCACTGAGTATTTGCATGGGAATCTGGGATATAAATTATTGGAAAAAAAATACAATATGCCTTCTCAAACACCATTACAAGATTGGGTAAGAGCCTCTAAAACTCAAGGGATGGAGGGTTTAAAACGAAGAAAAAGGAAAGAAGCATACTCTGTTCAATTTAAATTAGATACTGTACAATTTATGTTAGAGACAGGTGCTTCTTATCAGGAAACTGCTGATCAATTTAAATTGAACAATCCTTCATTAATTAACCATTGGATGAAAGTATTTAATGAACAAGGAATAGAAGGCCTGAGACCAAAATCAAAGGGGCGACCTTCTATGTCTAAGAAACACAATAAACCTAAGAAGAAAGACGAGAAGAATTTAACGCGTGAAGAAGAGTTGAAACATGAGAATGAACTACTAAGGCTAGAAAACGCGTATCTAAAAAAGCTAAAAGCTTTTCGGGAAAATCCGAATGCCTTCCACGAAAAGTTCAAGCAAAGCTGGCATTCGAGCTCAAACAAGAAGGATTCAGATTAA
- a CDS encoding catalase translates to MSDENKGNENKKQEQLEQFKVDDSNKKLTTNQGLKVSEDEFSLKAGERGPTLMEDFHFREKIMHFDHERIPERVVHARGSAAHGEFELYESMKPYTKANFLQTPGTKTPVFTRFSTVVGFRGSSDIVRDVRGFATKFFTEEGNYDLVANNMPVFFIQDSIKFPDIVHAIKPEPHNEIPQATGAHDTFWDWVANNQESAHQVMWLMSDRALPRSFRMMQGFGINTFRFVNDQGKAHFVKFHWVPVLGVHSFVWDEAQKVAGKDTDFNRRDLYDAIEQGNYPEYELGVQIIEEKDEFAFDFDILDATKLWPEEDVPLKIIGKLTLNRNPDNFFAETEQVAFHPGNVVPGIDFSNDPLLQGRLFSYTDTQLIRLGGPNFHELPINRPVCPFHNNQRDGYGRQTINKGKVSYRNNSLANNTPATSTAQEGGFVHYEEKMDSYKVQARSESFKDHFSQAKLFWNSMSATEKQHIIDAFSFEVGKVKSMNVRQQVVEMFSHVDLKMATAFATNVGATPPSNGGSNVTKASPALSQANTTKIPATRKVGVIMNNGFKDAEVKDILHGLQAKGIVYEVISEKQGVVTGENSVDMMVDHTFSTTDSVLYDALYIVGGSVESKAFHKDTTYFLKEAFKHYKPIGATHDGKKWLEENIMLTSPGVVVNDNNQKFVDQFTEAIAAHRHWNREVV, encoded by the coding sequence ATGAGTGATGAGAACAAAGGAAATGAGAACAAGAAACAGGAGCAATTGGAACAGTTTAAGGTAGATGATTCGAATAAGAAGTTGACGACAAATCAAGGGCTTAAAGTATCGGAGGATGAGTTTTCCTTAAAAGCAGGTGAACGTGGCCCGACCCTGATGGAGGATTTTCATTTTCGGGAAAAAATCATGCATTTTGATCATGAACGAATACCAGAGCGAGTTGTACATGCGCGTGGTTCTGCTGCGCACGGAGAATTTGAACTATATGAGTCCATGAAACCATATACGAAAGCTAACTTTTTGCAAACACCTGGAACGAAGACACCAGTATTTACTCGTTTTTCGACCGTGGTAGGTTTTCGTGGCTCATCAGATATTGTTCGGGATGTGCGGGGCTTTGCGACAAAGTTTTTTACAGAGGAAGGAAATTATGATTTGGTAGCCAATAATATGCCTGTGTTCTTCATTCAAGATAGCATTAAATTTCCTGATATTGTGCACGCAATCAAGCCGGAACCACATAATGAGATTCCACAGGCAACTGGGGCGCATGATACGTTTTGGGATTGGGTAGCAAACAACCAGGAGTCAGCGCACCAGGTCATGTGGCTGATGTCAGACCGTGCCTTGCCTAGAAGCTTTCGAATGATGCAAGGGTTTGGCATCAATACGTTTCGATTTGTTAACGATCAAGGTAAAGCGCATTTTGTTAAATTCCATTGGGTGCCAGTACTTGGCGTTCATTCATTTGTCTGGGATGAGGCACAAAAGGTAGCTGGTAAAGATACTGATTTCAATCGGCGTGATTTGTATGATGCGATTGAGCAGGGAAATTATCCGGAATATGAATTAGGGGTACAAATCATTGAAGAGAAGGATGAGTTCGCCTTTGATTTCGATATTCTGGACGCGACGAAGCTTTGGCCAGAGGAAGATGTGCCGCTGAAAATTATCGGCAAACTTACATTGAACCGTAATCCAGATAACTTCTTTGCCGAAACAGAACAAGTAGCATTTCACCCTGGGAATGTTGTTCCAGGAATTGACTTTTCCAATGATCCTTTGTTGCAGGGGCGTTTATTTTCCTATACGGATACCCAGTTAATTCGACTGGGTGGGCCAAATTTTCATGAACTTCCGATTAACCGCCCTGTGTGTCCTTTCCATAATAACCAGCGCGATGGTTATGGCAGACAGACGATTAACAAAGGAAAAGTATCCTATCGTAATAATTCGCTTGCAAATAACACACCAGCCACATCTACTGCGCAAGAGGGTGGGTTTGTCCATTATGAGGAGAAAATGGATAGCTACAAAGTGCAGGCTAGGAGTGAGAGCTTTAAAGATCACTTTTCTCAGGCAAAGCTGTTTTGGAATAGTATGAGCGCAACTGAAAAACAGCATATTATTGATGCGTTCAGCTTTGAGGTTGGAAAAGTGAAAAGCATGAATGTCAGGCAGCAGGTTGTCGAAATGTTTAGCCATGTTGATTTAAAAATGGCGACTGCATTTGCAACAAACGTTGGAGCAACACCACCAAGCAATGGAGGATCCAATGTGACCAAGGCCTCACCAGCTCTTAGTCAGGCAAACACAACAAAAATACCTGCTACTCGTAAAGTAGGGGTTATCATGAACAATGGTTTTAAGGACGCTGAAGTGAAGGATATCTTACACGGATTGCAGGCAAAAGGTATTGTGTATGAAGTTATTAGTGAAAAGCAGGGCGTTGTAACCGGGGAAAATAGCGTGGATATGATGGTTGACCATACGTTTTCTACCACCGATTCAGTGTTATATGATGCCCTCTATATTGTTGGTGGGAGTGTCGAAAGTAAAGCTTTCCATAAGGACACGACCTATTTTCTGAAAGAAGCATTCAAACACTACAAACCAATCGGAGCTACACATGACGGGAAGAAATGGTTAGAGGAAAATATTATGCTAACGAGCCCAGGTGTCGTAGTTAATGACAATAACCAGAAATTTGTCGACCAATTTACAGAGGCAATTGCTGCACACAGACATTGGAATCGAGAAGTTGTTTAA
- a CDS encoding small multi-drug export protein yields the protein MFYEYALVFLGAAIPWFEIALVIPLGIIGGLSPFWVILLAFIGNLITVIPIAVGFDKLKAWYAKRAKKKGKTPSQRSVRGKKIWEKYGLPGLALLGPILIGTHIATFVGMSLGTQKMKVMVWMTISIGVWSLIFGIATDLGLDLFL from the coding sequence ATGTTTTACGAATACGCGTTAGTGTTTCTGGGGGCTGCGATCCCATGGTTTGAAATTGCTTTGGTTATTCCATTGGGTATTATCGGTGGTTTATCTCCTTTTTGGGTTATACTTTTAGCTTTTATAGGAAACTTGATCACGGTGATTCCCATCGCTGTCGGGTTCGATAAATTAAAGGCATGGTACGCTAAACGAGCAAAGAAAAAAGGAAAAACACCCTCCCAGCGATCCGTGCGCGGTAAAAAGATTTGGGAAAAATATGGTCTCCCAGGACTCGCACTTCTAGGACCGATTTTAATTGGAACACATATTGCCACATTTGTTGGGATGTCTTTAGGTACGCAGAAAATGAAAGTTATGGTATGGATGACCATTAGTATTGGGGTTTGGTCCCTTATCTTTGGTATTGCAACTGATTTAGGGTTAGATTTATTTCTATAA
- a CDS encoding carbon-nitrogen family hydrolase has translation MKHAVYQMDIVAGDPKKNRENVRQWIKQTAEAAQPDVIVLPEMWTTGYTLSELKELADVDAEPTTSFLSDMAITYHVNIIGGSFANYKGEGIYNTSIVVDRQGVVVNEYDKIHLVPMLDEPRYLTGGQEKVTTFELDGVKMGLIICYDLRFPELARSLALQDAQIMYVVAEWPAVRIEHWKTLQVARAIENQMYVVSSNRIGSYNGVDFGGSSMIIDPTGNPLRTGSETKEETIVESLALDTVSEIRKAVPIFSNRVPHLY, from the coding sequence ATGAAACATGCCGTTTATCAAATGGATATTGTAGCGGGAGACCCTAAGAAAAACAGGGAAAATGTTAGGCAATGGATAAAGCAAACAGCGGAAGCAGCGCAACCTGATGTAATCGTACTACCAGAGATGTGGACGACAGGGTATACGCTTTCCGAATTAAAGGAGCTTGCCGATGTGGACGCTGAACCTACTACTTCGTTTCTAAGTGATATGGCCATCACCTACCATGTTAATATAATTGGTGGGTCATTTGCGAATTATAAAGGAGAAGGCATTTATAATACATCCATTGTTGTGGATCGCCAGGGCGTCGTAGTGAATGAGTATGACAAAATTCATCTCGTTCCGATGTTAGATGAACCCCGTTATTTGACTGGCGGACAAGAGAAGGTAACGACTTTTGAATTAGATGGTGTGAAAATGGGACTAATTATTTGTTATGATCTTCGTTTTCCAGAATTAGCTAGAAGCTTAGCACTTCAAGATGCACAGATTATGTATGTTGTTGCAGAATGGCCGGCAGTAAGAATTGAGCATTGGAAGACATTACAAGTTGCTCGTGCGATTGAAAATCAAATGTATGTTGTTTCAAGTAATCGTATCGGAAGTTACAACGGGGTGGACTTTGGAGGATCTTCCATGATTATTGACCCTACCGGTAATCCTTTAAGGACTGGAAGTGAAACAAAAGAGGAAACAATAGTGGAATCACTTGCGCTCGATACTGTTTCTGAGATTAGAAAGGCTGTACCTATATTTTCAAATCGAGTACCTCATTTATATTAA
- a CDS encoding LLM class flavin-dependent oxidoreductase: MTSSNTKTFNNIPLSVLDLAPIVEGSNPTESFKSSVELAQHVEKCGFHRFWLAEHHNMPGIASSATSVLIGHIAGATNHMRVGAGGIMLPNHATLVIAEQFGTLESIYPERIDLGLGRAPGSDQATAYALRRTLNMGPEDFPMQVNELQDYFSDEPTSRVKAVPGQGLDIPIWLLGSSDFSARLAAQKGLYFSFASHFAPGYTIPALKIYRDNFQPSDTLEKPYAMVGVNVIAADTNERAEWLATSLQQQFLTMQKGQSTKLLPPIENIEEVWSPMELSAIEQTLDPRTTIIGDPETVRRGLERFQEETQADEIIINSQIFNLEDRKRSFEIVAGLMD; encoded by the coding sequence TTGACATCCAGCAATACAAAAACATTTAATAATATACCACTATCTGTTCTCGACCTTGCACCTATCGTTGAGGGAAGTAATCCAACTGAGTCCTTTAAAAGCAGTGTAGAACTTGCGCAACACGTTGAAAAGTGTGGATTTCATCGCTTCTGGTTAGCTGAGCATCATAACATGCCAGGTATTGCCAGTTCTGCAACATCTGTACTTATCGGCCATATTGCGGGTGCTACCAATCATATGCGCGTTGGTGCTGGCGGAATTATGCTACCTAACCACGCAACGCTTGTAATTGCAGAACAGTTCGGTACACTCGAATCCATTTACCCTGAGCGCATTGATCTCGGCCTAGGACGAGCGCCAGGAAGTGACCAAGCAACTGCTTACGCATTGCGTCGTACATTAAATATGGGACCAGAAGACTTCCCTATGCAAGTCAACGAATTACAGGATTACTTTTCAGATGAACCAACGTCTCGTGTGAAAGCTGTGCCTGGTCAAGGTCTTGACATTCCCATTTGGCTGCTTGGCTCAAGCGACTTTAGCGCAAGACTCGCAGCACAAAAGGGGTTATATTTCTCTTTTGCCAGCCACTTTGCACCAGGATATACCATCCCTGCATTGAAAATTTATCGTGATAACTTTCAGCCTTCAGATACACTCGAAAAACCATATGCCATGGTTGGTGTCAATGTGATCGCAGCTGATACAAATGAGCGAGCAGAATGGCTAGCAACCAGCCTTCAACAGCAATTTTTAACCATGCAAAAGGGGCAGTCTACGAAACTATTACCACCGATTGAAAATATTGAAGAAGTGTGGTCACCAATGGAGTTGTCAGCCATTGAACAAACCCTAGATCCTCGAACAACCATTATAGGGGACCCGGAAACCGTCAGACGCGGACTCGAAAGGTTCCAGGAAGAAACACAAGCAGATGAAATCATCATCAACTCACAAATTTTTAATCTAGAAGATAGGAAGAGATCTTTTGAGATTGTTGCAGGGTTGATGGACTAG
- a CDS encoding ParM/StbA family protein → MSKSRIAAVDVGNDALKGNFGKLENELYIPNVIAPDMEDRPVIGIEDLDEKDVLDNIHIRVHSPALEENNAVYRVGNLATKSSNSTELDPGGSKSEEDQTLVMLFASIALDAVTSEAFSVSKNDVIDANYTLGTGLPLREVKEGKDVGYRSQLLGSVHQVEFLVTPKHQGKKINIKFDEVKVYPEGFAAYVNLIMDNDLKVINKDLIDKQILIQDIGGLSTDIAVIRNRNVDDDKAQGFNLGVSESLEAIREEIRSKHGVELDSRRDVVDIITRKNDRNHIMVKGSRTNIHEITDNILLELAKKEYRFLRNVWQKNSQSEICYFVGGGSTVLKDYIKALNNKMDGFNIEFFEDENESIWMMANAYYKLITDFVKKSTKDNSKDTSKEEQATTEAK, encoded by the coding sequence ATGAGTAAATCAAGAATCGCGGCAGTGGATGTTGGAAATGATGCTTTAAAAGGAAATTTTGGCAAGCTGGAAAACGAACTGTACATACCAAACGTAATAGCACCTGATATGGAGGATCGCCCAGTAATTGGAATTGAAGACTTAGATGAGAAGGATGTACTGGATAATATCCATATCCGTGTACATTCCCCGGCCCTGGAAGAAAATAATGCTGTCTACCGTGTTGGTAATTTGGCAACGAAGAGCAGTAACTCAACAGAGCTAGATCCTGGGGGCAGTAAATCGGAAGAGGATCAGACACTGGTTATGCTTTTTGCGTCCATCGCACTGGACGCCGTTACAAGTGAAGCATTCAGCGTATCGAAAAATGATGTAATTGATGCCAATTACACACTTGGAACAGGGCTTCCATTGCGTGAAGTGAAGGAAGGAAAAGATGTGGGCTACCGTTCTCAGCTGTTGGGCTCCGTCCATCAAGTGGAATTTTTAGTAACGCCAAAACACCAAGGCAAGAAGATAAATATTAAATTTGATGAGGTAAAAGTCTATCCAGAGGGCTTTGCAGCTTATGTGAATTTAATTATGGATAATGACCTTAAAGTGATAAATAAAGACCTGATTGACAAGCAAATTTTAATTCAGGATATTGGCGGACTATCAACAGATATTGCTGTGATTAGAAATCGTAATGTGGATGATGATAAAGCGCAAGGGTTTAATCTCGGTGTTTCAGAATCACTTGAGGCGATTCGAGAGGAAATTCGATCCAAACATGGCGTTGAGTTGGATAGCCGCCGCGATGTTGTCGATATCATCACTCGGAAAAATGACCGGAATCATATCATGGTGAAAGGTAGTAGAACAAATATCCATGAGATAACGGACAATATTTTATTGGAACTTGCGAAGAAGGAATACCGTTTCCTAAGAAATGTTTGGCAAAAAAACTCCCAATCGGAAATCTGCTATTTTGTCGGTGGTGGATCTACCGTATTGAAGGATTATATCAAAGCACTTAACAACAAGATGGACGGCTTTAATATTGAATTCTTTGAAGATGAAAATGAGAGCATCTGGATGATGGCAAATGCGTATTATAAGCTAATTACGGATTTCGTCAAAAAATCGACCAAAGACAACAGTAAGGATACCAGCAAGGAAGAACAAGCAACGACGGAAGCTAAATAG